A window of the Vigna angularis cultivar LongXiaoDou No.4 chromosome 3, ASM1680809v1, whole genome shotgun sequence genome harbors these coding sequences:
- the LOC108324149 gene encoding transcription factor MYB61, translating into MGRHSCCYKQKLRKGLWSPEEDEKLLRHITKYGHGCWSSVPKQAGLQRCGKSCRLRWINYLRPDLKRGTFSQEEENLIIELHAVLGNRWSQIAAQLPGRTDNEIKNLWNSCLKKKLRQKGIDPVTHKPLSEVENGDDTGKSQGKAPEVSNELNLLKSESSKSDSASYEQRTSISPKAYAPEMDGSCSSKIYSRSDSNFVTNNCYNKDLFLDRFMNSSRQESYNTSCQPSDLMGTFPIQMSYATNDCLPNDSNSTHWFGQTGRPFDMNSEFPFNAATSINHPTPTTNLFLPNSFCYKPSLAVPSDSVSTAYGSHYWEASASNNSNSSIRSNGSTELKGSSPLNIFSSWGLAECSTSTTKEGQIHMMENHTEEAKWDEYLHNPISMLASVQNQAPESLCNEIKTSMHLVPDTLGAMLPHSTKQQEPSQTSSIFSKDIQKLRAAFGNM; encoded by the exons ATGGGAAGACACTCTTGCTGTTACAAGCAGAAGCTTCGGAAGGGTCTTTGGTCTCCCGAGGAGGATGAAAAGCTTCTGAGGCATATTACTAAGTATGGTCATGGATGTTGGAGTTCTGTGCCTAAGCAAGCAG GTTTGCAAAGGTGTGGTAAGAGCTGCAGGCTCAGGTGGATCAATTACCTTAGACCTGATTTAAAGAGAGGAACATTCtcccaagaagaagaaaaccttaTCATTGAACTTCATGCAGTATTGGGGAACAG GTGGTCTCAAATTGCGGCACAGTTACCGGGGAGGACCGATAATGAAATAAAGAATCTGTGGAACTCTTGCTTGAAGAAGAAACTGAGGCAAAAAGGCATAGACCCTGTCACACATAAACCACTGTCCGAGGTTGAGAACGGAGATGACACCGGTAAGAGCCAAGGTAAAGCACCGGAAGTGTCCAATGAATTGAACCTCCTGAAATCAGAGAGCTCCAAGTCAGATTCAGCTTCCTATGAGCAGAGAACATCAATTTCTCCAAAAGCCTATGCACCCGAGATGGATGGTTCCTGCAGCTCCAAGATTTACAGCAGAAGTGACAGCAATTTCGTAACCAACAACTGTTACAACAAAGACTTGTTCCTAGACAGGTTTATGAATAGTAGTCGCCAAGAGAGCTACAACACTAGTTGCCAGCCCTCAGATTTGATGGGAACTTTTCCAATTCAGATGAGTTATGCAACCAATGACTGTCTCCCTAATGATTCAAACTCTACTCATTGGTTCGGCCAAACTGGAAGGCCTTTCGATATGAACTCTGAATTTCCTTTCAATGCTGCCACTTCTATTAATCATCCTACACCTACAACCAATTTGTTTCTTCCTAATTCGTTTTGCTACAAGCCTTCACTTGCTGTTCCTTCTGACAGTGTTTCTACAGCCTATGGATCTCATTACTGGGAAGCCAGTGCCTCCAACAATAGCAATAGCAGCATTAGGAGTAATGGCAGCACAGAGTTGAAAGGTAGCAGCCCCTTAAACATCTTTTCTTCTTGGGGATTGGCAGAATGTAGCACCTCTACTACTAAAGAGGGACAAATTCATATGATGGAGAATCATACAGAAGAAGCTAAGTGGGATGAGTACCTTCACAACCCAATCTCAATGCTGGCTTCTGTACAAAATCAAGCTCCTGAATCCTTATGCAACGAGATAAAAACATCAATGCATTTGGTACCTGACACTTTAGGGGCTATGTTACCTCATAGCACGAAGCAGCAAGAACCATCTCAAACCTCTAGTATATTTTCCAAGGACATCCAGAAGCTCAGGGCAGCCTTTGGAAACATGTAA